Genomic segment of Syngnathus acus chromosome 10, fSynAcu1.2, whole genome shotgun sequence:
GGCGCTGCGGGCATTCGGAAAATTTCTTCTTCGTCGAGGTTGGCCGCTCGGCTGTGACGGGCCCCGGCGAGTTCTGGATGCAGGTAAGTCTCTCATCTTCTTCATCGTGTACATCCCTatcatctaaaaaaaagtcaaaccttATCACATTTCAAAACCGCAATTGCTGAAATTGACTGTAAACCTGACACCAAACACAAGGGACTTATTTAAACACGAAGCAATTTTGCCTACCAAAGTCCACTAGCCAACATTTACAGTAATCTGAAAAGCCAGCCATAGATTTAGGCTAATGTAGATTAGCGCAGATGTTCTGGTAACCTTCAAAAAACACTACAATAACACCAATAGTGCTgcaacacagacagacagataaagCGTATAATAACAGTATCAGCACGTTTCAGGTTAGCATGTTGCTGCACAACGTTAGCATTGAGAACCACAAAAATGTGACGTGGTATgcggtgtttgtgttttgcccAAATGTGTAGGTGGATGATTCGGTGGTTGCCCAGAACATGCATGAAACGTTGCTGGAGGCGATGAAGGCGCTCAGTGAGGAGTTTCGCCAGCGAAGTAAATCTCAGTCAAACTCCGGTCCAGGAGGAGGTGCGACCGCCTCCAACCCCATCAGCGTTCCCACACGCCGTCACCACTCGAACCCTCCGCCCAGCCAGGTGGGCTTCACCCGTCGACCCCGAACCGAGCCTCCCGGAGGAGGTAACGGCGGGACGGGGGTTACCAGCTCCAGCGCTTCGCCTACCCCTCGACACAGCTTTCCGAGGTCTCGCGCTGCCAGCGACGGGAGCAAAGTCGAGGAGGGCCTAACGGGCGTTCCCGGCTCCAGTCCCTCGGCCAACGGTTCTTGCGCCAACACGCCGATCCTCAGGTCAAAGTCGACTCGCTCGGctcccacctcctcctctAAAACACCTCTCGGTCTGATGCGCTCCATTTCCACACCGGCACCCTCCCCGGCCCCAAGCTTGTCCTCCAGCTCTGGGCACGGATCGGAATTTGGGGGCATCGCGTCTTGTGCCGGTCCCGGGGCGGGCTCTGGTCCCTACAGTCGTGTCGCCATGCATTGCGCCTCTGTCTCAGGTTCACCCAGCGACTACGGCTCCTCAGACGAATATGGCTCCAGTCCGGGAGAACAGACTCTTCTGGTCTCCCCCAGCTTGCCTGGAAGTTCGGTCGGCAGCGCTGGCAGCCAGTCCCTTGGCGAGGACGGAgccaattacattttaatgggCCAGCATAGCGGGGGCAATGGCGGCGTGACGTCAGGCTCCTTGCCAGCACCCGGAGCGCCGGTCTGCGGCTCCCAAGGCCAGACAAGGAGAGTGCTGCGTCGATCCTTTAGCCGGGAAGGCAAAGCTGAGCGTAAGTTGCTGAGCAAGCGCGCCTCCTTACCTCCTATGGCCTTGGAGAGGCTGGTCCCGTGCCAACACAGAGGCCAGGAGCCGGCAGACGAAGACTCGGCCGACTACGCAATCATGTCGAGGAGCACCAGCCGCGAGTCGTTTTCATCCACGTCCTCTGCTACGCAGAGGGAATTCCTTTTGAGTACTGGGTCAGGAGGGGAAGGAGGAGGTTACTTGGATGTGGCAGGAGAGTTTAAAGTTGAAACAGGTGCGGGATCAGGTGGTGTCGTTGACGTCGGAGTGGATAATGGCTACATGTCCATGCTGCCCGGGGTTACTCAGTCTCCGGTGTCCCTTTCCCAATCACTGGCTGTTTCCGTCCCAGACTCGGACGCTAAAGCCGCCGATGATTACATGGCCATGACCCCGAACAGTAGCGTGTCCCCACCGCAGCAGATCCGAGCACCGCCCACCTCTGACGGCTACATGATCATGTCTCCCAATAGCAGCTGCTCACCCGATCAACGCGGCGGTCTTTCGTCGGGGGCTTGGCTGGGCAGCGGCAGTGCCGACAGCAGGGCGGGTAGTGACTACATGAACATGTCGCCTATCAGCGCTCGCTCCGTAAGCGGTAGCCCCCCTCCCTCAGAACGCAGTCATTCGGAGACCAGTCCTCAACAGCAAGTCCCCAAAATGGTGTACTCTTACTATTCCCTCCCCCGGTCATACAAACACAACGCCTCTTCTAGACACTTTGACGACGGACCAGGACGTGGCAGACGTCCTAACGGGAGCGGCAGTCGAGGAGGGCGGACCATAGGCGGGCGTCAGGAGCAAACGCTCGTCGCCGGTTCAATGGCAGGTAGGCACCAGTCGCTTTCCTCTTCCTCGTACTCGTCCAGCTCGGCCAGCAGCGAGAGCCTCGGCGAAAGTGAGGAAAGAGCAGCGAGCTCCATCGGCGGGAGGTCCAAAGATGGAACTAAGCTCCAACAGCGACGGGGCTCCGGCGGCTTGCCAAAACACGGAGTCCACTCTCGAAGCAGACCCGTGAGCTTGTTTGTTGACGTATCCAAGGCCAACACGCTTCCCAGGGTCCGTGAGAACCCCTTGCCCCCAGAACCTAAGAGTCCCGGCGAGTATGTCAGTATTGAGTTTAAGGGGGAGAACAGCAACCCGCCCGGGGTTGCGGGAGGGCGTGGCCGGGGCCTCAGGCAGGGCTCCTCGAACCCTCGTGGTACAAACAACCAGCCTCCTCAACACAGACCTGTGTCTTGCCTCGGCAATTTTATCCCCGTCTCCCGCAGCCCGTCTGCCCCCATCACTCCCCCGGCTGCTTCGGAATATGTCAACATGGACCTGGGTCCTTCTCCTTCGCCCTCACCCCATACCCCGCTGGTTTTTCCTCCTTTCCACACGCCTCCAACGCTGGCTCTGGCTTCCAAAGTCTCCGATACCGAATCGAGCGGCCCTCGTGAAGAGTCGGTAGCCATTGCCGACGCACCGCTGAGGAAAACCCGAGAGATCGTCCCAGAGTCGGAGTCCCCCACATCGTGCGGGGACTACACGGTCATGGCTTTCAGTCTGAATAACGGTACTGCTCCGAGATCCAGTGTCTCACCTAAAGCTCCTTCCCCGTCTAGGACTGAACTCTCGGTCGCATCACGGGGTCTAGACTTTGCTCTAGCCAAGTCGGGGCCCAATCCGGATCACGGAGCCAAAGTTATCCGCGCTGACCCCCAGGGACGCAGACGACATTGCTCTGAAAGCTTCCTGGCCTCGTCTTCCCTCTCCACTTCTGGTTCGACCCCCTCTTCGTCCACATCGTCACTCTTCCCGGAACAGGCCGGGAGCCGCCGGCAGGGTTTCGAAAGCACTCCGTGGCGCAATTGTGCCGTCCCGGATGGCCCCGCTCCGTCACCCTTCCCTGGACAGCAGCAGCCCGTTGCCGCTCAAACACCCAGCGCAGAGCAAGGCCTGAACTACATAGACTTGGACTTGGCCAACAAGGAGAGCCCCCACTTAGGCCTGGACGGACTGCCGGGGAGCCAGGCATCGGTGCGCCTCTTTTCGGCGCTGGGTGCGAGTCCTGCGGTCGGAGGAGGGGCCGCGGCCGTcggcaacaacagcagcagcagcagctccagcgCGGCCAACACCTACGCCAGCATTGACTTCTACAAGTCTGAGGAGCTTCGGACGCATCAGAACCCAAGCAAGGAGGGAACAGGTAACCTGAGGTTtcttaaatacatttttgtcttctgaAATGTTGCAGGAccgcttttcctttttttcaagTTGAAGTGGCGCAGCTTTACTCTTGTTCTATACCTAAAAGAATGGCCTATGCTTCCGCTCGGCTTGAGCCATTGTTTCCTCGTGGCAAACATCTCACTGCCGCACCGTTTCCAGACAAAGGACGCATTCAGACTTGCCATCCAAGCGTCCCACTCAGAGTTGAGCCAATGGTCCTGTAGTGTGACATGAATCTTCCCCtcaggattttgtttttctgcccACCTTCAGGTTCGCTCCACGCGTGCTTTCTCCGCCTTTGCTATAAAAAGTCGATCCGATGCGTTTCTCCGTACATTCCAAAGCGGAATTTGATTTGATCCACTCATCTTTTAAATCCGAGCCAATTTGTCTGTCTTTTTGCTACTCTCCTCATCCATTCCTGTCATTTCAAAGAATTTGCGCCTATACTGTAATGAATGCTTTTTGCATCCCAAGAATGTTCCTTCAGGGGGGAAACCACCGCAGCTAAACAAGGCCTCAAACCCTGGGAGATGTTTCCCCCAACCTCCTCCAATAGCCAAACATTCTTTTTGGCCACTGTCTGCACTGTTAGGAACTCGGCGCCTGCAGCCTGAGCAGATAGAGAAGCGTTTAAATGGCCGTGCGGATTTATGTGCATCGCTAAAACACTGGGCCGTCTTACTGAAGCGTTCCACAGTGAGCCTCTTGTGACAGCTTGGCCCCGCCGAGCCTCGCGGTTTGCCGAGCGGCTTCCACTTTGAATTGCGTCCTCGCATGCGTTGGCCGCAAAACATCGCGTACCTTGAGCGGAATGGTGAGGGCGGGAGTGGCGAGCAAGCGCGCCCTTTTCAGACCGCACAGGTCTTGGAATGGAAATACTTGCAGCGGGGGAGAATGTGACACATTGACTGTGAATGTGAGACGGGGCCACGGGTTCAGTCGCACCGTCTCACAAATGCCTTTGGGCCGCGCTCGGACTCTTTCATCTGCGTAGCCCCCTCCTGCTACCCCCCCCGACAACAAATGACCCTTTTGTTGGAGTCTTAGGGATCTCCCGAATGGCCTTACAGTCCCAGATTGCTGGatttcaaaaattaaaaatagtttGCCCACCTTGAAGTCCCCGAGCCCTTTCACGACATCCGATCCGTCCTTTAAAGGCGATTTTGTAATCTCACTGGTCCGGCACAACGGGCGGGGATGACGTCAATGAGCCAGGAGCCAtcataaacaaacaaagaataaatGTTTAGAATCGCGGCGTTATCTCGGTCgtcatgtgtttttaaatgtcatctcTACTGTGATGACGGGGACCTTATCTGGAAACAGTGTGCTTATCGCAGCTCGAAAATCCACATCGGCTGTTCATATTGACAGTGGCCACCAAATGACCCAATTGACTCGAAATAATTGTCCGTGGTACCTTTCCCCAAAATCACGTCCATAGTCAAAGCAAATTTGATCCAAATGTTAAACGAAGTGCACTGTTGGCACtgtatcttgatcgtatgttTACAAAGCCATATTCACGTATATCAGTCAAACGTGTCGGAGTGGAGCACACATCTGCCCGTTGAAAAGCTTTACATTCTTTGTTTAAACTAACTTAAACCTCCAGGACTGTACCCTGGCCGGCGGCGCAACAAAGGAATCTTTAGTCGACCAACAGCTAGTGCTTAGCTAGTGCTAAGTTATTTTgcctctcaaattttaaaaactcCCTTTGTTTGTTGCTAGCATAGCATTAGTCGACCAACAGCTAGTGCTTAGCTAGTGCTAAGCTAAATTGCCTCTCAAAGTTTAAAAActccctttttgtttgttgctaGCATAGCATTAGTCGACCGACAGCAGAGACGCTAGCCCATGGGTAGGCAAGCTCGTCATACCGATGATCGTTTGAATCAGGTGTCTTAACTTAAGGAGAGAAACGTCTCAGACCGGAGTTGCCTACTCCCGCACCCGccggtcaaatattttttatgctaGGACGGCGTTAGCTaaccaaatattttcttaGCTACTTCTAGGCGTGTGCTCGACTGAGACGGAACGTGCCGTCCAAATGTTTCTCTCTGATGACAATTTGTTATGATACGCTCTGATTCAAATGGGaaaatttggatttgttttcattcagatTAGGCAACCAATTTGCACAATATGCGATTGTGTCCCCAACAAACGGACATCTGCAGCTATCAACTCGAG
This window contains:
- the si:ch73-335l21.1 gene encoding insulin receptor substrate 1-B yields the protein MSSASSPRGHNASPGWGSLVAGHAMDAQAVEHGEDVRKSGYLRKHKSMHRRYFVLRSGSERGAARLEYYESEKKFRGKAPVPKKAVLLETCFNINKRADSKNKHMIVLYTRAESFTVAADNEADQDDWYQAMVDLQCKSKNPCDKGADGDYGVPNPGPAFKEVWQVKVWPKGLGQAKNLVGIYRLCLTDKTINFVKLNSDAAAVVLQLMNVRRCGHSENFFFVEVGRSAVTGPGEFWMQVDDSVVAQNMHETLLEAMKALSEEFRQRSKSQSNSGPGGGATASNPISVPTRRHHSNPPPSQVGFTRRPRTEPPGGGNGGTGVTSSSASPTPRHSFPRSRAASDGSKVEEGLTGVPGSSPSANGSCANTPILRSKSTRSAPTSSSKTPLGLMRSISTPAPSPAPSLSSSSGHGSEFGGIASCAGPGAGSGPYSRVAMHCASVSGSPSDYGSSDEYGSSPGEQTLLVSPSLPGSSVGSAGSQSLGEDGANYILMGQHSGGNGGVTSGSLPAPGAPVCGSQGQTRRVLRRSFSREGKAERKLLSKRASLPPMALERLVPCQHRGQEPADEDSADYAIMSRSTSRESFSSTSSATQREFLLSTGSGGEGGGYLDVAGEFKVETGAGSGGVVDVGVDNGYMSMLPGVTQSPVSLSQSLAVSVPDSDAKAADDYMAMTPNSSVSPPQQIRAPPTSDGYMIMSPNSSCSPDQRGGLSSGAWLGSGSADSRAGSDYMNMSPISARSVSGSPPPSERSHSETSPQQQVPKMVYSYYSLPRSYKHNASSRHFDDGPGRGRRPNGSGSRGGRTIGGRQEQTLVAGSMAGRHQSLSSSSYSSSSASSESLGESEERAASSIGGRSKDGTKLQQRRGSGGLPKHGVHSRSRPVSLFVDVSKANTLPRVRENPLPPEPKSPGEYVSIEFKGENSNPPGVAGGRGRGLRQGSSNPRGTNNQPPQHRPVSCLGNFIPVSRSPSAPITPPAASEYVNMDLGPSPSPSPHTPLVFPPFHTPPTLALASKVSDTESSGPREESVAIADAPLRKTREIVPESESPTSCGDYTVMAFSLNNGTAPRSSVSPKAPSPSRTELSVASRGLDFALAKSGPNPDHGAKVIRADPQGRRRHCSESFLASSSLSTSGSTPSSSTSSLFPEQAGSRRQGFESTPWRNCAVPDGPAPSPFPGQQQPVAAQTPSAEQGLNYIDLDLANKESPHLGLDGLPGSQASVRLFSALGASPAVGGGAAAVGNNSSSSSSSAANTYASIDFYKSEELRTHQNPSKEGTEC